A single window of Chitinophaga sp. XS-30 DNA harbors:
- a CDS encoding helix-turn-helix domain-containing protein: MELHQKIAVARKKKGFTQGQLAEMANVTVRTIQRLESGESVPRPYTIKAIAAALDTTFEMLTADVPGTAVAGSSNSPVSRGGAEQEKHFLEILCLSCFSYLVVPLVHFLIPVYLLKRSGQQNHAVIAFARLMIRRQVYWAVTLSMLLLLSLSYNFIVSVYFPGGFLLHYIWIFVSMYLLNAILISTTLWRIRNAGFLVNIRS, encoded by the coding sequence ATGGAATTACATCAGAAAATAGCAGTTGCCAGGAAGAAGAAGGGATTTACCCAGGGGCAGTTGGCGGAAATGGCGAATGTTACCGTCCGGACCATTCAACGGCTGGAGAGTGGGGAGAGCGTTCCGAGGCCTTATACCATCAAGGCCATTGCTGCGGCCCTGGATACAACCTTCGAAATGCTGACCGCCGATGTGCCCGGTACTGCTGTGGCCGGCAGCTCAAATTCTCCGGTAAGCCGGGGCGGCGCTGAACAGGAGAAACATTTCCTGGAGATCCTGTGCCTTTCCTGTTTCAGTTACCTGGTAGTTCCGTTGGTGCATTTCCTGATTCCGGTCTATTTGCTGAAAAGGTCCGGCCAGCAGAATCATGCGGTCATCGCTTTTGCCCGGTTAATGATCAGGCGGCAAGTGTACTGGGCGGTGACCCTTAGCATGCTGCTGCTGCTGTCACTGAGCTATAACTTTATTGTATCTGTATATTTCCCGGGGGGCTTCCTGCTCCACTATATCTGGATCTTTGTGTCCATGTACCTGCTGAATGCCATCCTGATCAGCACCACCCTCTGGCGGATCAGGAATGCCGGGTTTTTGGTGAATATAAGAAGCTGA
- a CDS encoding SDR family NAD(P)-dependent oxidoreductase, with the protein MAAPGPGDSRTVVGNQTKHDPQYDYNHIEFGNNCHCRIPEFCQNKFSIKSKVMQANETGTSGSTSSATNKTALVTGANKGVGFQIAKALADNGYTVYVASRNLKNGEDAVAEISGKARAIQLDVTDPVSVREAAARIHSDFGYLTLLVNNAGISNAGIPNRTLEEIMAANRASVASIDEMRTVWNTNVFGALAVTQAFLPLLRNAPAARIVNVSSALGSLALNMETNTPWRKSFEVIYGASKTALNAITVALAIELEDSNIRVNAVTPSFTATALNNFQGTDPVEVGSQEPVRVALEEDGPTGMFTGPNREIFPW; encoded by the coding sequence ATGGCAGCACCGGGACCCGGAGACAGCAGGACGGTTGTTGGCAATCAGACAAAACACGATCCTCAATACGACTACAATCATATTGAGTTTGGCAACAACTGCCACTGCCGGATTCCGGAATTTTGCCAAAACAAATTTTCAATAAAAAGCAAAGTTATGCAAGCAAATGAAACAGGAACTTCAGGTTCCACCTCCTCAGCAACAAACAAAACAGCCCTCGTAACAGGAGCCAATAAAGGCGTTGGTTTTCAGATCGCGAAAGCGCTTGCCGATAATGGCTACACCGTATATGTAGCTTCACGCAACCTGAAAAATGGTGAAGATGCTGTGGCTGAAATCAGCGGAAAAGCCCGCGCCATACAGTTGGACGTAACCGATCCGGTTTCTGTTCGTGAAGCTGCCGCCCGGATCCATAGCGACTTTGGCTATCTTACGCTGTTGGTCAACAATGCCGGGATATCAAATGCCGGGATTCCCAACCGGACACTCGAAGAGATCATGGCCGCCAACCGCGCCAGTGTAGCCTCTATTGATGAGATGCGTACCGTTTGGAATACCAATGTTTTTGGCGCTCTGGCTGTTACCCAGGCATTTTTGCCATTATTGCGCAATGCGCCTGCTGCGCGAATCGTAAATGTATCAAGCGCTTTGGGTTCGCTCGCGCTCAATATGGAAACGAATACCCCCTGGCGAAAAAGCTTCGAAGTGATCTACGGCGCATCCAAAACAGCACTTAATGCCATTACGGTGGCGCTTGCTATTGAACTGGAAGATTCCAATATCAGGGTAAATGCCGTAACGCCCAGCTTTACCGCTACTGCACTGAATAACTTTCAGGGTACTGATCCCGTGGAAGTAGGTTCGCAGGAGCCGGTGCGTGTGGCATTAGAGGAAGATGGTCCCACTGGCATGTTTACGGGACCCAATCGCGAAATTTTCCCCTGGTAA
- a CDS encoding EthD family reductase, with amino-acid sequence MKFKLILSFLLSATCFAAFSQEKRSGEPEKRDIAATENGLIKISVMYPYAEGKTFDMAYYETKHMPMVAGFLGSNLVKYTIEKGLSSGVPNQPLPFMAIGTFYVKSLHEYQAAIAPNRDRIRADFINYTNAVPVILVSEVVR; translated from the coding sequence ATGAAGTTCAAGCTAATTTTATCTTTTTTGCTTTCAGCCACTTGTTTTGCCGCATTCAGCCAGGAAAAGCGATCCGGCGAACCCGAAAAACGCGACATTGCCGCTACGGAGAATGGCTTGATCAAGATATCCGTCATGTACCCATATGCCGAGGGTAAAACCTTTGATATGGCGTATTATGAGACTAAGCACATGCCCATGGTGGCCGGTTTTTTGGGATCAAACCTGGTTAAATATACTATTGAAAAGGGGCTTTCCAGCGGTGTTCCCAACCAGCCTTTGCCTTTTATGGCTATTGGTACATTTTATGTTAAAAGCTTACATGAATATCAAGCGGCTATCGCTCCAAATAGAGATAGGATTCGTGCGGATTTTATAAATTATACCAATGCCGTTCCCGTTATTTTGGTGAGTGAGGTGGTAAGGTAA
- a CDS encoding AraC family transcriptional regulator, with amino-acid sequence MKKEDQLIRFRSISEIHRAFGMPKPKHPLVSITYFDKDQPLNPGNIPGYDVLSFYKITFIAENAGRLKYGQSYYDFDEGGMLFLAPNQLVGSTENNGNASCYILLLHPDFLQGYPLAKKIKQYSYFSYAVNEALHLSDEEKQTILSVCAIIEKELNGRIDEFSQEVIIAQIELLLSYANRFYQRQFITRKTINNDILQKTETILDAYFNSEQSLKQGIPSVRFLAGQLNISAGYLSDVLRSLIGKSAKQYIHEKLIEKAKEKLSTTQLTVSEIAYELGFGHPQSFSKLFKNKTDLSPLEFRASFN; translated from the coding sequence ATGAAAAAGGAAGATCAACTTATCCGGTTCCGGTCCATTTCCGAGATACATAGAGCCTTCGGGATGCCCAAACCAAAACACCCGTTGGTCAGCATAACCTATTTTGATAAAGACCAGCCTTTAAATCCCGGTAACATACCTGGCTATGATGTGTTGAGTTTCTATAAAATAACGTTCATTGCAGAAAATGCCGGAAGGCTGAAATACGGCCAGAGCTATTACGATTTTGACGAAGGAGGAATGTTGTTTCTGGCGCCTAATCAATTGGTGGGAAGCACAGAGAATAATGGTAACGCATCATGCTATATTCTGCTGCTCCATCCTGATTTTCTACAAGGTTATCCCCTGGCAAAAAAGATAAAACAATACAGCTATTTTTCCTATGCTGTGAACGAGGCCCTCCATTTGTCAGACGAAGAAAAACAAACCATTCTCTCCGTATGCGCAATAATAGAAAAAGAACTGAACGGCAGGATTGACGAATTCAGCCAGGAAGTAATCATTGCCCAAATAGAACTGTTGTTGAGCTATGCCAACCGCTTTTATCAGCGACAGTTTATAACCCGTAAAACCATCAATAATGATATCCTGCAAAAAACGGAAACCATTTTAGATGCGTATTTCAACAGTGAACAATCTTTGAAGCAGGGAATCCCAAGCGTACGTTTTCTTGCCGGACAATTGAATATTTCCGCGGGATATTTAAGTGATGTGCTCCGCTCATTGATAGGAAAAAGCGCTAAACAATACATTCATGAAAAACTGATTGAAAAAGCGAAAGAAAAACTTTCTACGACACAATTAACAGTCAGTGAAATCGCTTACGAACTAGGCTTCGGGCATCCGCAGAGCTTCAGTAAACTGTTTAAAAACAAGACGGACCTGTCGCCTTTGGAATTCAGGGCATCGTTCAATTGA